One segment of Nostoc flagelliforme CCNUN1 DNA contains the following:
- a CDS encoding glycosyltransferase family 39 protein, with amino-acid sequence MRHLKFAPSWLRFLIIFLLAMGILFRFFNLDGKVYWHDETYTSLRISGYRTTEVKQQIFNNRVITGESFAQFQGANQQKSLNDTIMNLAKEDPYHPPLYYIIARLWMEIFGNSVTAIRSLSACISLLVFPCVYWLCRELFNVPLSIPGVAIALIAISPIQLVYAQEAQEYILWLVTILISSASLLRAMRLESQDKDEAVKERQQPDLFAIWSIYAVTLAISLYTCLWSAFVALAHGIYVTITAKFKLTETVRTYLLVSLVGFLAFMPWITIVMGDFFQFLISADKTRIQSSLMPTFPFLLMQLSRIFFDIDLKLDNPINYLITPIFLILVGYSICFLSLTTNYKVWFFIITLTVVPALPLILSNPGGIQLSTEPYFMPSYLGIQITVAYLLATQIYNGSVSRRSIWQMIMTLVIIGGLISSKVSSQAETWWNKGTSYGNPQVAQIINQTSSPLLVSDALGNNYGNVLSLSYLLEPKVRFLLVNNPKKPTFPNGFTDVFLLNPSENWRETIEKNYKLKTDIVYSDEYYSVWKLAKYPKLRRRNIPSNNKLSTSL; translated from the coding sequence ATGCGCCATCTCAAATTTGCTCCGAGTTGGTTGCGATTTTTAATTATTTTCTTATTGGCGATGGGTATATTGTTTCGCTTTTTTAACCTTGACGGCAAAGTTTACTGGCATGATGAAACTTATACTTCATTGCGGATTTCTGGTTACAGAACAACTGAAGTAAAACAACAAATTTTTAATAATCGTGTCATTACTGGAGAAAGCTTTGCCCAGTTTCAAGGTGCAAATCAACAAAAAAGCTTAAATGACACAATCATGAATTTGGCAAAAGAAGATCCTTACCATCCACCGCTTTATTACATAATAGCCAGGTTGTGGATGGAAATCTTTGGGAATTCGGTGACGGCGATTAGAAGTTTATCTGCTTGCATCAGTTTACTGGTTTTTCCTTGTGTTTATTGGCTATGCCGAGAATTATTTAATGTGCCATTATCAATTCCTGGTGTAGCGATCGCACTTATAGCAATTTCTCCAATTCAACTAGTTTATGCCCAAGAAGCACAAGAATATATTCTCTGGTTAGTCACTATATTAATATCAAGTGCGTCTCTGCTACGAGCAATGCGGCTGGAATCACAAGATAAAGATGAGGCAGTAAAAGAACGACAGCAGCCAGATTTATTCGCTATTTGGAGCATTTATGCAGTAACTTTAGCTATCAGTCTTTATACATGCCTTTGGAGTGCATTTGTAGCACTTGCTCATGGAATTTATGTAACGATCACTGCCAAATTTAAGTTGACTGAAACTGTCAGAACTTATCTGTTAGTATCACTGGTAGGTTTTTTAGCCTTCATGCCTTGGATAACAATTGTGATGGGTGACTTTTTTCAATTTTTGATTTCAGCAGATAAAACAAGAATCCAGTCATCTTTGATGCCTACATTTCCATTCTTACTGATGCAGTTAAGCCGAATTTTTTTTGATATAGACCTTAAGCTAGATAACCCTATAAACTATTTAATTACACCAATATTTTTAATTCTGGTAGGATATTCAATTTGTTTTCTTTCTCTAACAACTAACTATAAAGTCTGGTTTTTTATTATCACATTGACTGTAGTGCCAGCACTACCCTTAATACTGTCAAATCCTGGTGGCATACAATTATCAACTGAACCATATTTCATGCCATCTTATTTAGGAATCCAAATAACTGTTGCTTACCTACTAGCTACGCAAATATATAATGGAAGCGTATCACGCCGGAGCATTTGGCAGATGATCATGACATTAGTGATTATTGGTGGACTGATTTCTTCTAAGGTGAGTTCCCAGGCAGAAACTTGGTGGAATAAAGGTACGAGTTATGGCAATCCACAAGTTGCCCAAATCATCAATCAGACGAGTAGTCCACTTTTGGTTAGTGATGCTTTGGGCAATAATTATGGGAATGTTTTGTCTCTAAGCTATCTTTTGGAACCAAAAGTACGATTTTTGTTGGTGAACAACCCAAAAAAACCCACATTCCCTAATGGGTTTACTGATGTATTTTTACTCAATCCTTCAGAGAATTGGCGCGAAACAATCGAAAAAAATTATAAATTAAAGACAGACATTGTTTACAGTGATGAATATTATTCGGTCTGGAAATTGGCTAAATATCCTAAATTACGCCGACGTAATATCCCATCTAATAATAAATTATCTACTAGCTTATAG